CTCGAGCAGGAGGCCGAGGTCGCCTCGCCTGCCCGGCTTCCCGAAATCGAACTGAATGACCGTGACGACCTGCCGATACTTGGGGCGGCGATTGCGGTCCGGGCAGAGGTGTTCGTCACGGGCGACCGGGAGCTGGTGGAGCTGGTGACGGTCGAGGGCATGCGGATCGTGTCGCCCCGTCAGTTCTGGGAGGGGCTGAAGTCAGGGCGACCACGCGGCGGCAGAGGCTGACGGCCGGCAGTTAGCGACGTCCGGGCGCGGGACGATCGTGGTCATGTCCCGCCTTGTTGTGCTCCTCACCCCAACCCTCTCCTCATGGAGGAGAGGGAGAGCGGAGCGAAGGTGAGGAGGACTAAGTTCTGCGCGTCGCGTTGGTCCGGAAGCGCTTGAACCGATGCCCGGGGAGGGTATACTCGCAGTGTCGGAGTCAGAACTCCGAAGCCCAAATCCCGAACACCGAGTCAAACTGTACTGGAAGCGACTGAACGGAAGAGTATCCGCAGGTTGCACAGATTACGCAGATTGAGTGGCGTCGGACCGGAGATTGGCGAGTCATGCAGACGACGCGGATGAAGTGACGGTAAGAGGTCAAGGTCAAGGCAGAGGAGTAAGTGCAGATGACGCAGATTCCGGCCCGAACCCCGGAACCCTTGAACCCAGGGACCCCGTACGAAATGCATCCGCAGATTACGCAGATTACACAGATTTCACGGAACTTGGTACCGTAAGAGGAGTAACTTTGGCAGAGCAGCACAGCGTGTTTCCGAATCAGGCCTCAGAGTTCGTCGCCCTGACCCACTATTGCCGGTGGCGTGAGGAGGACGGACGACGCGAGACGTGGGATGAGGTCGTGGACCGCGTCGTTTCGTTCCTGCGCGACCATACGCCGGGTCGCGAAAACGTGCCGACCCGGGTCTGGGAACGGATACGGGACGGGCTCGCGACGTTCAGCGTGATGCCGTCGATGCGGCTGGTGGCGACCGCGGGCCCGGTCGTGCTCAAGGACAATAGCTGCATCTACAATTGCGCCTACTTCCCGATTCGGGACCTGCGATGCTTCTCCGAGTTGATGTTCCTCTTGATGTGCGGTTCGGGCGTCGGGTTCTCGGTGGAGCGGGAGTTCGTGAACCAGCTCCCGGTGGTGGCGCAGCCGGGCGTGGACAGCCGCGACGATTACGTTATCGAGGATTCACGCGAGGGCTGGGCCAAGGCGTTCCTTTTCGCCCTCGAAACATGGTTCGCGGGCGAGTCGGTGCACTTCGACTTTTCCCACATCCGCCCGTATGGCGCGCGGCTGAAGCAGATGGGCGGCAGGGCGTCCGGCTCCGAATCGCTCGTGCGGCTGTTCGCCGACGTCGAGGCAATCGTGCGCCATGCCGCAGGCCGTCGTCTGACGTCGCTGGAGTGCCACGACATCTGCTGCCTCGTCGCCGAGAAGATAGTCATGGGCGGCAAGCGGCGTTCGGCCATGATTTCGTTCTCGGATATCGATGACGAGGAGATGCGCCACGCCAAGGATTTCTCGCGCGGCCCGGTCCCGTCCTACCGGTTCATCGCCAACAACAGCGTCGCCTATACGAAGAAGCCGGACCCGATCGTGTTCATGAACGAGTGGGCCGCGATGGCCGCCTCGGGCTCGGGCGAGCGCGGTATGCTGAATGTCGGCGCAGTGCCGGTGGCCTGTTCGACGACCCGCAAGTACCGCGGCGACGAGCGGACCAATCCCTGCGGTGAGATCATCCTGCGGCCGCACCAGTTCTGCAACCTGTCCGAGGTGGTGCTGCGGCCGGATGACGACATCGGCATGCTGGTCGACAAGGTGAAGACCGCGGCATGGTTGGGAGTAATCCAAGGAACCTTCACTTTCTTCCCCTTCCTGCGCAAGGAGTGGACGGAGAACTGCAACGAGGAACGGCTGGCAGGTGTTTCGCTGACCGGGCAGATGGACCATCCCTCGCTCCTGACCGAGAAGGTGCTCGAGCAGTTGAAGACCGTGGTCGAGCGCACGGTCGAGGAAGCCGCCCGCTGCCTCGGGGTGTCGGCGGCCACCGCCTATACTTGCGTCAAGCCATCGGGCACGGTATCGCAACTGGTCGACTCCGCCAGCGGACTGCACCCGCGGTGGAGCCGCTTCTACCTGCGCCGGTACCGGATTGCGGCCAACGACCCGGTACTTGCTTTGCTCCGCGCCCAAGGGCTGCCGTGGGAGCCGGAAACCGGACAGACGCGCGACAACTTCACGACTGCAGTGGTCACCTTCCCGGTCCAGGCGCCCGCGACCGCGGTCTTCCGCGACCAGATGGACGCGCTGAAGCAGCTCGACTGGTACCGGAAGGTGCAGCAGCACTGGTGCACGCACAACGCCTCCTGCACGGTGTACGTGAAGCCGGACGAGTGGCTGAAGGTCGCGAACTACGTGTACGAGCACTGGGACGAGATCGTCGGCGTCACGTTCTACCCCTACACCGACGCTGAGTACGAGCTTGCGCCGTTCGAGGAGATAGACGAGGCGACGTACCGCGACCGCGCGGCGAAGTTCCCGAAGCTCGACTTCTCGCAGTTGGGCAAGTTCGAGGCGATGACCGGCGACACGACCACCGTGGACGTCGAGCCGGCCTGCTTCGCCGGCCGCTGCGAGATCCTGTAGTGCGGACAGGGGGCGGATAGACCAGAATTCAGAGACCAGAAACCAGAGTGCAGAATTGGCGGACAGTGAGTCTTGCCACCAAGACACCAAGGCACGAAGAGTAGGGAGCAGAATCCAAGCGTTGGGACACATCCGCGACGCGTCCCCTACAAGACTGTCCCTGTCTTCCAGAAACCCGAAGCTCGAAACACGAATGACGATTGAAGCTCGAAGGATAGAATGGGGACTGTACCGCTCCAAGTCCGACGCTGGCACTCAGTGGGACTGTCCCTGCCTCCCCTCGCGTTCGCAGTCGACACGCCATCTCTGTTGTCGGGCTGAGCTGCAGCTCCATAATAAGGTCGGTCCTCAGGCCGAGGCGAGCACGAGGTTGAGACGGAGGTCCAGCCGGGGAATCGGCTTCCTGCAGCGGCCGCAGGCGAAGTGCTTGACACGAGAGCATTCTTGAGTAAGAGTTGCTGCCATGAGTAAGATCACTTTCGGCGTTCCGAGGTCGGGTTTCGGTTCCGGTGCCCGCGGTGCGGCCCTTCTTCTTCTGTTCCTTTTGCTCGCTGCTTCAGCCGGCGGCCAGCAGTTGGACACGATTTTCTTCGACAAGTTCCCGCCCGGCGACACTGGATGGGATCTGCTGAACGACTCCCTCACAGTCATGCAGCTTGTCGATGGCGGCCTCGTGATCGACCAGCAACTTAATAAGGCGGCTGCTTCGTGGGCTCCGACGCTGCTTGAGCCGCAGCGTGATTTCGTCATCGAGTGCGTGCTGGAGAACACCGGGGGGAGCGAAGACGCGATGTTCGGCCTCGTGTGGGGCTTGAAGGACGCCGACAACTCGTGGTACTTTCTCATATCAGGCCAGGGCAATTATCTCGTGGCCAAGTCTTCGCCCGACTCGCTCTTGAAGCTCGCCCGGGGAACCTCCGAGGGCGTCGCCAAGGGTGGCGCGAAGAACCGGTTGACGGTGAGTCGCCACGCCGATTCGGTAACCTGCTCCGTCAACGGTGCGGCCGTCGCCACTGTTCCCTTCGATTCGGTCTTCGGCACCGGGGTCGGGCCGATGGTCGTGGATTCGGCGCGGGTGATCGTGCGTGAGGTCGGAGTCTTTCAGCCGGCAATCCCGGCCCCGCCGGTTCCGTCGGACTGGATGACCATCATGCACGAGGACTTCGGGACGAATGCGCGGGGATGGTCCGAGCGCGACAACGACTCGGTCTACCTGTCGCTCCGTGACGGCCGGTACATCTTTGAGCTCAAAGTGCCGAGCATATCCTGGAACACGCACGCCGAGGCGGACATCAACTCAGCCTACGATTTCGACATCAGCGCGGTCATCGACAAGGTCGGCGGCGTGGACAATAACGGCTACGGGATTGCCTGGGGTCATGATTCGGAGGGGAACGGCTTCAAGTTCCTCGTTTCCGGCGACGGCCATTACAAGGTGGCGGGCCCGGACACGACGTTCATGAAGTGGACGGCGAGCCCGTTCATTCACAGGGGCAACGCCCGGAACAAGCTGAGCATTCGTCGCACCGGCGAGACGATCAGCTTCTATGTAAATGACCGGTTTCTGAACCGTATGCCGTTTTTGCCGT
This genomic stretch from bacterium harbors:
- a CDS encoding putative toxin-antitoxin system toxin component, PIN family — protein: MRVFLDTNVLVAAVATRGLCADVFRAVLASHELVVSQQVLDEVRRVLRLKLGVRPGPVADFIRLLEQEAEVASPARLPEIELNDRDDLPILGAAIAVRAEVFVTGDRELVELVTVEGMRIVSPRQFWEGLKSGRPRGGRG